The following are encoded together in the Conger conger chromosome 11, fConCon1.1, whole genome shotgun sequence genome:
- the prkg1l gene encoding cGMP-dependent protein kinase 1 has product MGTLRDLQFALQLKIEELRQRDTLIDELELELDAKDDLIRRLQGELDRYRATLSPPGPSTAAGPPATPDEPQRTKRQAISAEPTALDLTQLKHVTLTSYSKSKESQQLIQTALLENDFMKHLEQGQILAIVDCMHPTTVAQGCCVIQEGDDGSLVYVLEEGRVEVTKDGQKLCTMDPGKVFGELAILYNCTRTATVSAITDIKLWAIDRQCFQTIMMRSGLIRHSQYMEFLHSVPSFQTLPEDVLSKVADVLEETHYNDGDYIIRQGATGDTFFIISEGQVHVTKQKCTSEEPAFLSTLSKGDWFGEQALKGEDVRTANVIAVGNVTCLIVDRETFKQLIGGLEDVSKKAYESDEAKAKLEAEAAFFSNVSLCDFRVICTLGMGGFSRVELVQLKNDPSRSYAMKVLKKRHILDTSQQGHILSERRIMMEAHSPFTVRLYCTFRDPKYLYMLLEACLGGELWTLLRDRGSFDDSTTRFYTACVVEALTFLHCRGIIYRDLKPENIILDERGYAKLVDFGFAKKVGLGKKTWTFCGTPEYVAPEIILNKGHDVSADCWSLGILIFELLSGSPPFSGSDPMKTYNIILRGIDMVEFPKKITKSAANLIKRLCRDNPSERLGNQKNGVKDIQKHKWFEGFNWEGIRKGTLTPPIMPIVSGPLDTRNFDSFPDDNEDPPPDEDSGWDIEF; this is encoded by the exons ATGGGCACACTCCGGGACCTCCAGTTTGCCCTGCAGCTGAAGATTGAAGAGCTACGCCAGCGTGACACCCTCATTGATGAGCTCGAATTGGAGCTGGACGCCAAGGATGATTTGATCCGTCGACTTCAGGGGGAGTTGGATCGCTACAGGGCAACTCTTTCTCCTCCAGGGCCCTCCACAGCAGCAG GGCCACCTGCAACCCCTGATGAGCCCCAGCGCACAAAGAGACAGGCCATATCTGCTGAGCCCACCGCCCTGGACCTGACACAACTCAAACACGTTACCCTGACCAGCTACAGCAAGAGCAAAGA GTCTCAGCAGTTGATCCAGACGGCCCTGCTTGAGAATGACTTCATGAAGCACCTTGAACAAGGACAGATCCTGGCTATTGTGGACTGTATGCACCCCACTACTGTTGCTCAGGGGTGCTGTGTCATTCAGGAGGGTGATGACGGTTCACTCGTCTATGTTTTAGAAG aggggagggtggaggtAACCAAGGATGGTCAGAAGCTGTGCACCATGGATCCAGGGAAAGTGTTCGGAGAGCTGGCCATCTTGTACAACTGCACCCGCACTGCCACTGTCTCAG CCATAACTGATATCAAACTGTGGGCAATCGATCGGCAGTGTTTCCAAACCATCATGATGAGGTCTGGCTTGATCAGGCACTCTCAGTACATGGAATTCCTCCACAG TGTGCCTTCCTTCCAAACCTTGCCTGAGGATGTGCTCAGTAAAGTTGCTGATGTGTTGGAGGAG ACCCACTACAATGATGGGGATTACATAATCCGACAGGGAGCCACTGGAGACACCTTCTTCATCATCAGTGAGGGCCAG GTACATGTCACAAAGCAGAAATGTACCAGTGAGGAGCCAGCTTTCCTGTCCACTCTGTCCAAAGGTGATTGGTTTGGAGAGCAGGCTTTGAAAGG GGAAGATGTGCGGACCGCTAATGTCATCGCAGTGGGAAATGTGACATGCCTCATTGtggacagaga GACTTTTAAACAGTTGATAGGAGGCCTGGAAGACGTGAGCAAGAAGGCCTATGAGAGCGACGAGGCCAAGGCTAA GTTGGAGGCAGAGGCCGCCTTCTTCTCCAACGTGTCCCTGTGTGATTTCCGCGTCATCTGCACTCTGGGAATGGGGGGCTTCAGTCGCGTGGAGCTG GTGCAGCTGAAGAATGACCCCAGCCGGTCCTACGCTATGAAGGTGCTGAAGAAGCGGCACATCCTGGACACCAGCCAGCAGGGCCACATCCTGTCTGAGAGACGCATCATGATGGAGGCTCACAGTCCCTTCACCGTCAG gttGTACTGTACCTTCAGGGATCCCAAGTACCTCTACATGCTGTTGGAGGCCTGTTTAGGTGGGGAGTTGTGGACACTGCTGAGAGACAG GGGCTCCTTTGATGACAGCACCACGCGCTTCTACACTGCCTGCGTGGTGGAGGCCCTCACGTTTCTGCACTGCCGTGGGATCATCTACAGGGACCTCAAGCCTGAAAACATCATTCTGGACGAGCGCGGATATGCCAAACTG GTGGACTTTGGCTTTGCAAAGAAGGTGGGCCTAGGGAAGAAAACATGGACCTTCTGCGGGACCCCGGAGTACGTGGCCCCCGAAATCATCCTGAACAAGGGCCATGATGTGTCAGCAGACTGCTGGTCCCTGGGCATCCTCATATTTGAGCTGCTAAGTGGGAG CCCCCCGTTCTCAGGTTCCGACCCCATGAAGACGTACAACATCATCCTGCGGGGTATTGACATGGTGGAGTTCCCCAAAAAGATCACCAAGAGCGCTGCAAACCTCATCAAGAGACTCTGCAG GGACAACCCCTCGGAGAGACTCGGCAACCAGAAGAATGGGGTCAAGGACATTCAGAAGCACAA ATGGTTTGAAGGCTTCAACTGGGAGGGCATCCGCAAAGGAACCCTGACCCCTCCGATCATGCCTATT GTTAGTGGTCCCCTGGACACTAGAAATTTCGACAGCTTTCCTGATGACAATGAGGACCCACCCCCCGATGAGGACTCTGGCTGGGACATAGAATTCTGA